The following coding sequences are from one Acidobacteriota bacterium window:
- a CDS encoding molecular chaperone TorD family protein, producing the protein MSLHPTADAPLLRESAAWRLLGLLFERPREGWRDEVDALEPIAADPLLSAAVTAAREEACEEAFLAILAPGVVSPREVTWQRGADGGQLLAEIRETYDAFAFRPETEEPPDHVSVEAGFVGWLLLKEAYARAAELPDAAALTAEARARFQKAHVARLAASLAENLDRWGVSYLTLAAAALAARAGEPEAMPSLDAPPTPCPEGCTFAGEEEEDGLPS; encoded by the coding sequence ATGAGCCTGCACCCGACCGCCGACGCCCCGCTCCTGCGCGAATCCGCGGCGTGGAGGCTCCTCGGCCTCCTGTTCGAGCGCCCGCGCGAAGGCTGGCGCGACGAGGTGGACGCCCTCGAGCCGATCGCGGCCGACCCGTTGCTCTCCGCCGCTGTCACCGCCGCGCGGGAGGAAGCGTGCGAGGAGGCGTTCCTCGCGATCCTCGCGCCCGGCGTCGTCTCGCCGCGCGAGGTCACGTGGCAGAGGGGCGCCGACGGCGGCCAGCTCCTCGCCGAGATTCGCGAGACGTACGACGCATTCGCGTTCCGGCCGGAGACCGAGGAGCCGCCCGACCACGTCTCCGTCGAGGCCGGCTTCGTCGGCTGGCTCCTCCTCAAGGAGGCCTACGCGCGGGCGGCGGAGCTGCCCGACGCGGCCGCGCTGACCGCCGAGGCTCGCGCGCGTTTCCAGAAGGCGCACGTCGCGCGCCTCGCGGCCTCGCTCGCGGAGAACCTCGACCGCTGGGGCGTCTCGTACCTCACGCTCGCCGCGGCCGCGCTCGCGGCGCGGGCCGGCGAGCCCGAGGCGATGCCCTCTCTCGACGCGCCCCCGACCCCCTGCCCCGAAGGCTGCACGTTCGCGGGAGAGGAAGAAGAAGACGGACTTCCGAGCTGA
- a CDS encoding dehydrogenase, which translates to MARVKNWQIQREMSYWYPEARPKKQFAAIFDVNKCIACQTCTLACKTTWTSGKGQEYMLWNNVESKPYGYYPLGWDVNILEKLGPQTWDGGRYEGQTIFEAAPAGKRVLGWRPEEIDYAHPNVGEDDCSGKIEKGAGFSGPHMAWFYYLARICNHCTYPACLASCPRGSIYKRPEDGIVLVDQGRCRGYQECVQACPYKKVFFNPMTGTSEKCIACFPKIEAGNQPQCFVNCIGKIRMAGFINTPDKADPSNPIDYLVHVRKVALPLFPQLGLEPNVYYIPPVHGAEPYLEQMFGPGAHKAIETYKTADQDLAGLLSLFGCSEEVMPRWKRTGDTIIGLKEDGTEIVRVPYREPAHVRAAVDLRYGVQRTNCP; encoded by the coding sequence ATGGCACGCGTGAAGAACTGGCAGATCCAGCGGGAGATGTCCTACTGGTACCCCGAGGCCCGCCCGAAGAAGCAGTTCGCGGCGATCTTCGACGTGAACAAGTGCATCGCCTGCCAGACGTGCACGCTGGCCTGCAAGACGACGTGGACGTCGGGCAAGGGCCAGGAGTACATGCTCTGGAACAACGTCGAATCCAAGCCCTACGGCTACTACCCGCTCGGGTGGGACGTGAACATCCTCGAGAAGCTCGGCCCGCAGACGTGGGACGGCGGGCGCTACGAGGGCCAGACGATCTTCGAGGCGGCCCCGGCGGGCAAGCGCGTCCTCGGCTGGCGGCCCGAGGAGATCGACTACGCGCACCCGAACGTCGGCGAGGACGACTGCTCCGGCAAGATCGAGAAGGGCGCGGGCTTCTCCGGCCCGCACATGGCGTGGTTCTACTACCTCGCGCGCATCTGCAACCACTGCACGTACCCGGCCTGCCTCGCGTCGTGTCCGCGCGGCTCGATCTACAAGCGCCCCGAGGACGGGATCGTCCTCGTCGACCAGGGGCGCTGCCGCGGCTATCAGGAATGCGTGCAGGCCTGCCCGTACAAGAAGGTCTTCTTCAACCCGATGACGGGCACCTCCGAGAAGTGCATCGCGTGCTTCCCGAAGATCGAGGCCGGCAACCAGCCCCAGTGCTTCGTGAACTGCATCGGGAAGATCCGCATGGCGGGCTTCATCAACACGCCCGACAAGGCCGACCCGTCGAACCCGATCGACTACCTCGTCCACGTGCGGAAGGTCGCGCTCCCGCTCTTCCCGCAGCTCGGCCTCGAGCCGAACGTCTATTACATCCCGCCCGTGCACGGCGCCGAGCCGTACCTCGAGCAGATGTTCGGGCCAGGCGCCCACAAGGCGATCGAGACGTACAAGACGGCGGACCAGGATCTCGCGGGCCTGCTCTCGCTCTTCGGCTGCAGCGAAGAGGTCATGCCGCGCTGGAAGCGGACGGGCGACACGATCATCGGGCTCAAGGAGGACGGCACGGAGATCGTGCGCGTCCCGTACCGCGAGCCCGCGCACGTCCGCGCCGCCGTCGACCTCCGTTACGGCGTCCAGCGCACGAACTGCCCGTGA
- a CDS encoding molybdopterin-dependent oxidoreductase: MNNDISRRRFLEAAAASGFGALVASAGKAWGLEAIANPLAAYPDRGWEKVYRDLFKPDSSFTFLCAPNDTHNCLLRGFVRSGVLTRVGPTMRYGEATDLDGNRASHRWDPRVCQKGLALTRRFYGDRRLSHCKVRTGYKAWIDKGFPRGADGKPPAEYFNRGRDTWVRVTHEEAAALVAKSLKNIAETYSGEEGAKRLKAQHYDEKMIEATNGAGTQVLKFRGGMPLLGVTRIFGLYRMANSMALLDAAIRKVGPDKAIGGRGFDNYSWHTDLPPGHPMVTGQQTVEFDLHAVEHAKTLVVWGMNWITTKMPDAHWLTEARVKGTRVVVIACEYSATSTKADDVLVVRPGTMPALGIGLAHVIMKEKLYDADYVRRFTDLPILVRMDTLQYLKAQEVFGGGPAVLSNQTHVMAEGEKEPPPGQHRDQLIPGKLRDAWGDYVWWDQAAKAPRALTRDEVGAKSKIADPLLMGSVEVALKDGTKVRCRPVYDLVYEYAAHWDPKTVEDATWAPAAAVESLARQLAKNPGTTLFAVGMGPNQFFNNDNKDRALFLLASLTGNVGKLTGNVGSYAGNYRVSLFNGAPTYINENPFDLELDPTKPARPKQYWKAESAHYYNHEDHYLKVGKRTLTGSTHIPCPTKSLWFANANSILGNVKWHYNTVVNVLPKIEMIAVQEWWWSTSCEWADVVFAVDSWAELKYPDMTASVTNPFLNVFPKTPLPRIFETRGDIEVLSLVGDAMATLTGDKRFSDTWKFVKEKKVEVYLQRVLDASANTKGYRIEELEAKAKDGIPSIVMSRTNPKCVGYEQVTDSRPWYTKSGRLEFYREEPEFIEAGENLPVHREPIDSTFYEPNVIVAPKHEAIRPASPESYGVSRDDLSCEVRQGRNVVMTWEETKKTAHPLAKQGYKFIFHTPKYRHGSHTLPIDTDMVAMLFGPFGDVHRHDKRTPFVTEGYVDIHPSDAKELGVEDGDYVWVDSDPEDRPFKGWQKNPKDYAFARLLCRARYYPGTPRGVTRMWFNMYGATPGSKEGHETRPDGLAKNPRTNYQALFRSGSHQSATRGWLKPTLMTDSLVRKGLFGQGIGKGFLPDVHCPTGAPREAIVKITKAEPGGLEGQGLWRPAAKGLRPRYENAAMQKYLAGGFISKNDGKRG; this comes from the coding sequence ATGAACAACGACATCAGCCGCCGGCGTTTCCTCGAGGCCGCCGCCGCTTCGGGCTTCGGCGCGCTCGTCGCCTCCGCCGGCAAGGCGTGGGGCCTCGAGGCGATCGCGAACCCGCTCGCCGCTTACCCTGACCGCGGCTGGGAAAAGGTCTACCGCGACCTCTTCAAGCCGGACTCCTCTTTCACGTTCCTGTGCGCACCGAACGACACGCACAACTGCCTCCTGCGCGGCTTCGTGCGCTCCGGCGTCCTGACGCGGGTCGGGCCGACGATGCGCTACGGCGAGGCGACGGACCTCGACGGGAACAGGGCGAGCCACCGCTGGGATCCGCGCGTCTGCCAGAAGGGCCTCGCGCTGACCCGCCGCTTCTACGGCGACCGGCGCCTCAGCCACTGCAAGGTCAGGACGGGCTACAAGGCGTGGATCGACAAGGGCTTCCCGCGCGGCGCCGACGGCAAGCCGCCGGCCGAGTACTTCAACCGCGGGCGCGACACGTGGGTGCGCGTCACGCACGAGGAAGCCGCGGCCCTCGTCGCGAAGTCGCTCAAGAACATCGCCGAGACGTACTCGGGCGAGGAGGGCGCGAAGCGGCTCAAGGCCCAGCACTACGACGAGAAGATGATCGAGGCGACGAACGGCGCCGGGACGCAGGTCCTGAAGTTCCGCGGCGGGATGCCGCTCCTCGGCGTCACGCGCATCTTCGGCCTCTACCGGATGGCGAACTCGATGGCGCTCCTCGACGCCGCGATCCGCAAGGTCGGGCCCGACAAGGCGATCGGCGGGCGCGGCTTCGACAACTACTCGTGGCACACGGACCTGCCGCCCGGGCACCCGATGGTCACGGGCCAGCAGACCGTCGAGTTCGACCTCCACGCCGTCGAGCACGCCAAGACGCTCGTCGTCTGGGGCATGAACTGGATCACGACGAAGATGCCGGACGCGCACTGGCTCACGGAAGCGCGCGTGAAGGGGACGCGCGTCGTCGTCATCGCGTGCGAGTACTCGGCGACCTCGACGAAGGCCGACGACGTCCTCGTCGTGCGTCCCGGGACGATGCCCGCCCTCGGCATCGGCCTCGCGCACGTCATCATGAAAGAGAAGCTCTACGACGCCGACTACGTCAGGCGCTTCACGGACCTGCCGATCCTCGTCCGGATGGACACGCTGCAATATCTGAAGGCTCAGGAAGTTTTCGGCGGAGGTCCAGCCGTGCTGTCGAACCAGACGCACGTCATGGCCGAGGGCGAGAAGGAGCCGCCGCCGGGCCAGCACCGCGACCAGCTCATCCCCGGCAAGCTCCGCGACGCCTGGGGCGACTACGTGTGGTGGGATCAGGCCGCGAAGGCGCCGCGCGCGCTCACGCGCGACGAAGTGGGCGCGAAGTCGAAGATCGCCGATCCGCTCCTCATGGGCTCGGTCGAGGTCGCGCTGAAGGACGGGACGAAGGTCCGCTGCCGGCCCGTCTACGACCTCGTCTACGAGTACGCCGCGCACTGGGACCCGAAGACCGTCGAGGACGCCACGTGGGCGCCGGCGGCCGCGGTCGAGAGCCTCGCGCGCCAGCTCGCGAAGAATCCCGGGACGACGCTCTTCGCGGTCGGGATGGGCCCGAACCAGTTCTTCAACAACGACAACAAGGACCGCGCGCTCTTCCTCCTCGCGTCGCTCACGGGGAACGTCGGGAAGCTGACGGGCAACGTCGGCTCGTACGCGGGCAACTACCGCGTGTCGCTCTTCAACGGGGCGCCGACGTACATCAACGAGAACCCGTTCGACCTCGAGCTCGACCCCACGAAGCCCGCGCGCCCGAAGCAGTACTGGAAGGCGGAGTCCGCGCACTACTACAACCACGAGGACCACTACCTCAAGGTCGGGAAGAGGACGCTCACGGGCTCGACGCACATCCCCTGCCCGACGAAGTCGCTCTGGTTCGCGAACGCGAACTCGATCCTCGGCAACGTGAAGTGGCACTACAACACGGTCGTGAACGTCCTGCCGAAGATCGAGATGATCGCCGTGCAGGAGTGGTGGTGGTCGACGTCCTGCGAGTGGGCGGACGTCGTCTTCGCGGTCGACTCGTGGGCCGAGCTGAAGTACCCGGACATGACGGCCTCCGTCACGAACCCGTTCCTGAACGTCTTCCCGAAGACGCCGCTCCCGCGCATCTTCGAGACGCGCGGCGACATCGAGGTCCTCTCCCTCGTCGGCGACGCGATGGCGACGCTCACGGGCGACAAGCGGTTCAGCGACACGTGGAAGTTCGTGAAGGAGAAGAAGGTCGAGGTCTACCTCCAGCGCGTCCTCGACGCCTCCGCGAACACGAAGGGCTACAGGATCGAAGAGCTCGAGGCGAAGGCGAAGGACGGGATCCCGTCGATCGTCATGAGCCGGACGAACCCGAAGTGCGTCGGCTACGAGCAGGTCACGGACTCGCGGCCCTGGTACACGAAGTCCGGGCGCCTCGAGTTCTACCGCGAGGAGCCCGAGTTCATCGAGGCCGGCGAGAACCTGCCCGTCCACCGCGAGCCGATCGACTCGACGTTCTACGAGCCGAACGTCATCGTCGCCCCGAAGCACGAGGCGATCCGGCCCGCGAGCCCCGAGTCGTACGGCGTGTCGCGGGACGACCTCTCGTGCGAGGTGCGCCAGGGCCGCAACGTCGTGATGACGTGGGAGGAGACGAAGAAGACGGCGCACCCGCTCGCGAAGCAGGGCTACAAGTTCATCTTCCACACGCCGAAGTACCGGCACGGCTCGCACACGCTCCCGATCGACACGGACATGGTCGCGATGCTCTTCGGGCCGTTCGGCGACGTCCACCGGCACGACAAGCGCACGCCGTTCGTCACCGAGGGCTACGTCGACATCCATCCCTCCGACGCGAAGGAGCTGGGCGTCGAGGACGGCGACTACGTCTGGGTGGACTCGGACCCGGAGGACCGACCGTTCAAGGGCTGGCAGAAGAACCCGAAGGACTACGCCTTTGCGCGCCTCCTCTGCCGCGCGCGCTATTACCCGGGCACGCCGCGGGGCGTGACACGCATGTGGTTCAACATGTACGGCGCGACGCCCGGTTCGAAGGAAGGCCACGAAACCAGGCCCGACGGCCTCGCGAAGAACCCGCGCACGAACTACCAGGCGCTCTTCCGCTCGGGCTCGCACCAGTCCGCGACGCGCGGCTGGCTCAAGCCGACGCTCATGACGGACTCGCTCGTGAGGAAGGGACTCTTCGGCCAGGGGATCGGCAAGGGCTTCCTGCCCGACGTCCACTGCCCGACGGGCGCGCCGCGCGAGGCGATCGTGAAGATCACGAAGGCCGAGCCCGGAGGCCTCGAGGGCCAGGGCCTCTGGCGTCCCGCCGCGAAGGGCCTGCGCCCGCGCTACGAGAACGCGGCCATGCAGAAGTACCTCGCGGGCGGGTTCATCTCGAAGAACGACGGGAAGAGGGGGTAG
- a CDS encoding c-type cytochrome has product MAAMRNKHLLLWSSLLTLALLGAAAVHENFFREWRRVQAGASRPGAPAEIRLRQVYVPALGAADRCVSCHVGMAPGEQVVGGHKVLGPHPRVAHEPADMGCTICHGGQGRATDRADAHGEAPHWPEPMLPRRYAYAGCGGCHTPVGVPDAARLAAGAAVFERHDCLACHKLDGRGGTLRPDGGGMEGPDLSAAGVRPVAAGWYESHLDKSAKVAGSPWRASVAPLAAAEREALATFLGTRVGAPGLTEAKALFHSLGCRGCHKVNGVGGADGPDLTREGRLDPGRLDFTHVPGGRSVPAWLAEHFRAPATLVPNSQMPALGLSEAEIDRLVFYLLSLRTESSAANTQPPDRLRVERFGAREFAADGATLYGAFCSACHGASGEGMRYAGMAAFPAIGNPDFLALASDEFLAATIDKGRPGRRMPGWADPAAGLRPDERKAVVAYVRAFSGGAAPGASAEPRRFIAPALKGGDTVYARACAGCHGAKGQGAEGPALNNPVLLESASDRYLVETIRRGRRGTSMEGFATPSSTRASLTDPEIESVVALLRTWEKTR; this is encoded by the coding sequence GTGGCGGCAATGCGAAACAAGCACCTCCTGCTCTGGAGCAGCCTCCTGACGCTCGCGCTCCTCGGGGCCGCGGCCGTGCACGAGAACTTCTTCCGCGAGTGGCGGCGCGTCCAGGCCGGCGCCTCGCGGCCCGGCGCTCCCGCCGAGATCCGGCTGCGGCAGGTCTACGTGCCCGCGCTCGGCGCGGCCGACCGCTGCGTGAGCTGCCACGTCGGGATGGCGCCCGGCGAGCAGGTGGTCGGGGGCCACAAGGTGCTCGGGCCGCACCCGCGCGTCGCGCACGAGCCGGCGGACATGGGCTGCACGATCTGCCACGGCGGCCAGGGCCGCGCGACGGATCGCGCGGACGCGCACGGCGAGGCTCCGCACTGGCCCGAGCCGATGCTCCCGCGCCGCTACGCGTACGCCGGATGCGGCGGCTGCCACACGCCCGTCGGCGTCCCCGACGCCGCGCGCCTCGCCGCCGGCGCCGCCGTCTTCGAGCGGCACGACTGCCTCGCCTGTCACAAGCTCGACGGGCGCGGCGGGACGCTGCGGCCGGACGGCGGCGGCATGGAGGGTCCGGATCTCTCGGCTGCCGGCGTCAGGCCCGTCGCCGCGGGGTGGTACGAGTCGCACCTCGACAAGAGCGCGAAGGTCGCCGGCTCGCCGTGGCGCGCGTCCGTCGCGCCGCTCGCGGCCGCCGAGCGCGAGGCTCTCGCGACGTTTCTCGGAACCCGCGTCGGCGCGCCCGGCCTCACGGAGGCCAAGGCGCTCTTTCATTCACTCGGCTGCCGCGGCTGTCACAAGGTCAACGGCGTCGGCGGCGCCGACGGGCCCGACCTCACGCGCGAGGGACGCCTCGACCCCGGCCGGCTCGACTTCACGCACGTGCCGGGCGGCCGGAGCGTCCCCGCGTGGCTCGCGGAGCACTTCCGCGCGCCCGCGACGCTCGTCCCGAACTCGCAGATGCCGGCGCTCGGGCTCTCCGAGGCCGAGATCGACCGCCTCGTCTTCTACCTTCTCTCGCTGCGCACCGAAAGTTCGGCGGCGAACACCCAGCCCCCCGATCGCCTCCGCGTCGAGCGCTTCGGCGCGCGTGAGTTCGCGGCGGACGGCGCGACGCTCTACGGCGCGTTTTGCTCGGCCTGCCACGGAGCGAGCGGCGAGGGCATGCGCTACGCGGGGATGGCGGCGTTCCCGGCAATCGGAAATCCGGACTTCCTCGCGCTCGCCTCGGACGAATTCCTCGCCGCGACGATCGACAAGGGCAGGCCCGGCCGGCGGATGCCGGGCTGGGCCGACCCCGCCGCGGGCCTCCGGCCCGACGAACGCAAGGCCGTCGTCGCGTACGTCCGCGCCTTCAGCGGCGGCGCCGCGCCCGGCGCGTCGGCCGAGCCGCGGCGCTTCATCGCGCCGGCGCTCAAGGGCGGCGACACCGTCTACGCGCGCGCCTGCGCCGGCTGCCACGGCGCGAAGGGCCAGGGCGCCGAAGGCCCCGCGCTGAACAACCCCGTCCTCCTCGAATCCGCTTCCGACCGCTACCTCGTCGAAACGATCCGCCGCGGGCGCCGCGGCACGTCGATGGAGGGGTTCGCCACGCCCTCCTCGACGCGGGCTTCTCTCACGGACCCCGAGATCGAATCGGTCGTGGCCCTGCTCCGAACGTGGGAGAAGACGCGATGA
- a CDS encoding cytochrome b N-terminal domain-containing protein translates to MSDTALRRLVHNLKGAPRLVKDSAFRGGAPSTDRTRSTFVFGNVFLHLHAVRTHLWSLRWSTTWGLGIAAMAAFLVTLATGVLLMFYYKPHPLAAYDSIKDIHFVVPTGRFIRNIHRWAANAMVVVVLLHMARVFFTAAYRQRREFNWLVGMALLATTLGLSFTGYLLPWDQLAYWAITIGANIAQSPREVTDALNITDRFDPGGFQKLLLLGSDTVGEEALIRFYVLHVMLLPLVLAALAAVHFWRIRKDGGLARPADADARVGAPGIDSLPVFTDSPRKTYQLAALVRGKTAAVGRSPEATVPSMPHLFYAELAVLMLTVAGCLALGILSDAPLKELANPGVPENPAKAPWYFLGLQELVSYSAFMGGIGIPAIVLLGLGLIPFLDRETQGTGEWFGGPGGKKVVLQAAGVGLLSTLSIEALAIRFGWIREWFPHIPQLVVTFLNPGTVLTAVFAAYSMWLVRRHDSTRAGALGLFTCFLCGFIVLTVIGSYFRGPNWAFYWSHADWPAH, encoded by the coding sequence ATGAGCGATACCGCGCTCCGCCGCCTCGTCCACAACCTGAAGGGGGCCCCGCGCCTCGTGAAGGACTCCGCGTTCCGCGGCGGCGCCCCGTCGACCGACCGGACGCGTTCGACGTTCGTCTTCGGGAACGTCTTCCTCCACCTCCACGCCGTGCGCACGCACCTGTGGAGCCTCCGCTGGTCGACGACCTGGGGCCTCGGAATCGCCGCGATGGCGGCGTTTCTCGTGACGCTCGCGACGGGCGTCCTCCTCATGTTCTATTACAAGCCCCACCCCCTCGCGGCCTACGACTCGATCAAGGACATCCACTTCGTCGTCCCGACGGGCCGGTTCATCCGGAACATCCACCGCTGGGCGGCGAACGCGATGGTCGTCGTCGTCCTCCTGCACATGGCGCGCGTCTTCTTCACGGCGGCCTACCGGCAGCGCCGCGAGTTCAACTGGCTTGTCGGAATGGCGCTCCTTGCGACGACGCTCGGCCTCTCGTTCACGGGCTACCTCCTTCCGTGGGACCAGCTCGCGTACTGGGCAATCACGATCGGCGCGAACATCGCGCAGTCCCCGCGCGAGGTCACGGACGCGCTCAACATCACGGACCGCTTCGACCCGGGCGGATTCCAGAAGCTCCTTCTCCTCGGCTCGGACACCGTCGGCGAGGAGGCGCTCATCCGCTTCTACGTCCTCCACGTGATGCTCCTGCCGCTCGTCCTCGCGGCGCTCGCGGCCGTCCACTTCTGGCGGATCCGGAAGGACGGCGGCCTCGCGCGGCCGGCGGACGCGGACGCGCGCGTGGGGGCGCCGGGAATCGACTCGCTGCCCGTCTTCACGGATTCCCCCCGCAAGACGTACCAGCTCGCGGCGCTCGTGCGCGGGAAGACGGCGGCCGTCGGGCGCTCGCCCGAGGCGACGGTGCCTTCGATGCCGCACCTGTTTTACGCCGAGCTCGCGGTCCTCATGCTGACGGTCGCCGGCTGCCTCGCGCTCGGGATCCTGTCGGACGCGCCGCTCAAGGAGCTCGCGAACCCCGGCGTGCCCGAGAACCCGGCAAAGGCGCCGTGGTACTTCCTCGGCCTGCAGGAGCTCGTCTCGTACTCGGCCTTCATGGGCGGGATCGGGATTCCCGCGATCGTCCTCCTCGGCCTCGGCCTCATCCCGTTCCTCGACCGCGAGACGCAGGGGACGGGTGAGTGGTTCGGCGGGCCGGGCGGAAAGAAAGTCGTCCTTCAGGCGGCGGGTGTCGGACTCCTCTCGACGCTCTCGATCGAGGCGCTCGCGATTCGCTTCGGGTGGATCCGCGAGTGGTTCCCGCACATCCCGCAGCTCGTCGTGACGTTCCTGAACCCCGGCACCGTCCTCACGGCCGTCTTCGCGGCGTATTCGATGTGGCTCGTGAGGCGCCACGATTCCACGCGCGCCGGCGCGCTCGGCCTCTTCACGTGCTTCCTCTGCGGCTTCATCGTCCTGACCGTCATCGGTTCGTACTTCCGCGGGCCCAACTGGGCGTTCTACTGGTCCCACGCGGACTGGCCGGCGCACTGA
- a CDS encoding Rieske 2Fe-2S domain-containing protein, whose amino-acid sequence MTTTSVSARSRLDPEPVARRDFLGLSALWAAGSALAFAMLGALRLPKAAVLPSPSRKYKVALPDTLAPGEAFVPPGRNVAVFRDGEGVFAVSTVCTHLGCIVKTGPEGFDCPCHGSRFAKDGSVTKGPAPRALAWRKVSGSGGAYVVDEGEDVPAGTKVKGDKA is encoded by the coding sequence ATGACGACGACCTCCGTTTCCGCCCGCTCGCGGCTCGATCCCGAGCCCGTCGCGCGGCGCGACTTCCTCGGCCTCTCGGCGCTCTGGGCCGCCGGCTCGGCGCTCGCGTTTGCGATGCTCGGCGCGCTCCGGCTCCCGAAGGCCGCCGTCCTGCCGTCCCCCTCGCGCAAGTACAAGGTCGCGCTCCCGGACACGCTGGCTCCCGGCGAAGCCTTCGTCCCGCCGGGCCGCAACGTCGCCGTCTTCCGCGACGGCGAGGGCGTCTTCGCGGTCTCGACGGTCTGCACGCATCTCGGCTGCATCGTGAAGACGGGTCCCGAAGGCTTCGACTGCCCGTGCCACGGCTCGCGCTTCGCGAAGGACGGATCGGTCACGAAGGGGCCCGCGCCGCGCGCGCTCGCGTGGCGCAAGGTCTCCGGAAGCGGCGGCGCGTACGTCGTGGACGAGGGCGAGGACGTCCCCGCCGGGACGAAAGTAAAGGGAGACAAGGCATGA
- a CDS encoding FAD-dependent oxidoreductase produces MRDVAGTAADGALPAAALPVPLTVEVPGDGYHRGLISCQAACPVHTDARGYVRAIAEGRFEEAYLIARGPNPFASICGRVCGAPCEAACRRGKVPRVDDDGAFVANDRPISIRALKRFVCSLAGPEARMPAAVLDDVRRYVPAVCADADEMAALLRGAIDGQIPLASGQKVAIIGAGPAGLSAAHDLALLGFKPVVYESEPVAAGMLAVGVPAYRLPRELIRREIAVIEALGVEIRCNVTVGKDVSFEELRRTHAAVLVAVGAKSSRALGLPGENGPGVLGGVDLLRAVSLGEPLPLGRDVVVVGGGNVAYDVARSVVRQIAWDAARTAARLPGTSRVRLVSLEGLEEMPADTVEIREGDEEGVERLNGWGPVAIERDATGAVTGVTFRRCVRVYDENRRFSPVYDDAVRQTLPCDSVLLSVGQAPNLSFLAEGGTDVEEMRPGWPKVDPVTLATSAPSVFVAGDLAHGTRLLIDAVASGKAAARSIYRSLTGHALTPDTLTAFLTLPGYRRERGYESIRRVAVPVAEPEERLKHPEAEVETGYTAEQAMREASRCLDCGVTPVFDGSRCVLCGGCVDVCPTLCLKLVDLFDLAPSADLASAVDRDLGPDPGDATAILKDEDRCIRCALCVMRCPTDAIAMDRVTFATSWRTA; encoded by the coding sequence ATGCGTGACGTCGCCGGAACCGCGGCCGATGGCGCTCTGCCGGCTGCCGCTCTGCCCGTTCCCCTCACCGTCGAAGTCCCCGGCGACGGCTACCACCGGGGGCTCATTTCCTGCCAGGCCGCCTGCCCCGTGCACACGGACGCCCGCGGGTACGTGCGTGCCATCGCCGAGGGCCGCTTCGAGGAGGCGTACCTCATCGCACGCGGGCCGAATCCGTTCGCGTCGATCTGCGGCCGCGTGTGCGGCGCGCCGTGCGAAGCCGCCTGCCGGCGCGGAAAGGTGCCGCGCGTGGACGACGACGGGGCGTTCGTCGCGAACGACCGCCCGATCTCGATCCGCGCCCTCAAGCGCTTCGTCTGCTCGCTCGCGGGGCCCGAGGCCCGGATGCCGGCGGCCGTCCTCGACGACGTGCGCCGCTACGTCCCCGCGGTGTGCGCCGACGCCGACGAGATGGCGGCGCTTCTCAGGGGCGCGATCGACGGGCAAATCCCGCTCGCCTCCGGCCAGAAGGTCGCGATCATCGGCGCGGGTCCGGCCGGCCTCTCGGCCGCGCACGACCTCGCGCTCCTCGGCTTCAAGCCCGTCGTCTACGAGAGCGAGCCCGTCGCCGCCGGGATGCTCGCCGTCGGCGTGCCGGCCTACCGGCTCCCGCGCGAGCTCATCCGGCGCGAGATCGCCGTCATCGAGGCGCTCGGCGTCGAGATCCGCTGCAACGTCACGGTGGGCAAGGACGTTTCGTTCGAGGAGCTGCGCCGCACGCACGCCGCCGTCCTCGTCGCCGTCGGCGCCAAGAGCTCGCGCGCCCTCGGCCTGCCCGGCGAGAACGGCCCCGGCGTCCTCGGCGGCGTGGACCTCCTGCGCGCCGTCTCCCTCGGCGAGCCGCTGCCGCTCGGGCGCGACGTCGTCGTGGTCGGCGGGGGCAACGTCGCGTACGACGTCGCGCGGTCGGTCGTGAGGCAGATCGCGTGGGACGCGGCGCGCACGGCCGCGCGCCTCCCCGGGACGAGCCGCGTGCGCCTCGTCTCGCTCGAGGGGCTCGAAGAGATGCCCGCCGACACCGTCGAGATCCGGGAGGGCGACGAGGAAGGGGTCGAGCGGCTGAACGGCTGGGGGCCCGTCGCGATCGAACGCGATGCCACCGGCGCCGTCACGGGGGTCACGTTCCGGCGCTGCGTCCGCGTCTACGACGAGAACCGGCGCTTTTCCCCCGTCTACGACGACGCCGTGAGGCAGACCTTGCCGTGCGACAGCGTCCTCCTCTCCGTCGGGCAGGCTCCGAACCTCTCGTTCCTCGCCGAGGGCGGGACGGACGTCGAGGAGATGCGCCCTGGCTGGCCGAAGGTCGATCCCGTGACGCTCGCGACGTCGGCTCCGAGCGTCTTCGTCGCGGGCGACCTCGCCCACGGCACGCGCCTCCTGATCGACGCGGTCGCGTCCGGCAAGGCGGCGGCCCGCTCCATCTACCGCTCGCTCACGGGGCACGCGCTCACGCCCGACACGCTCACGGCTTTCCTGACGCTCCCCGGCTACCGGCGCGAGCGCGGATACGAGTCGATCCGCCGCGTCGCCGTGCCCGTCGCCGAGCCCGAGGAGCGGCTGAAGCACCCCGAGGCGGAGGTCGAGACGGGGTACACGGCCGAGCAGGCCATGCGCGAGGCCTCGCGCTGCCTCGACTGCGGCGTGACGCCGGTCTTCGACGGCTCGCGCTGCGTCCTCTGCGGCGGCTGTGTCGACGTCTGCCCGACGCTCTGCCTCAAGCTCGTCGACCTTTTCGACCTCGCTCCCTCGGCGGACCTCGCCTCCGCGGTCGACCGCGACCTCGGCCCGGACCCCGGTGACGCGACGGCCATCCTCAAGGACGAGGACCGCTGCATCCGCTGCGCGCTCTGCGTGATGCGCTGTCCGACCGACGCGATCGCGATGGACCGCGTCACCTTCGCCACGTCGTGGAGGACCGCATGA